In one window of Candidatus Avedoeria danica DNA:
- a CDS encoding Uma2 family endonuclease, with product MEGHPIVIATQTPTTERPIKRQMRRWRFDVSDYVRLHESGIIPEEARTELVQGEIRIMAPIGPEHGSSVNTLSHHFVRHIGPRAFVSSQSSLRLDDRTMLQPDIAILRPEPNDYFDRYPEAADALLVVEVAYSSLRYDRGRKVPLYARHGIPEVWIVAINERRLEVYRAPAGDSYASVVVLTEGDSVAPLAWPDVVLDVGAIVRARG from the coding sequence ATGGAGGGGCACCCGATCGTGATCGCCACCCAGACCCCCACGACCGAGCGCCCGATCAAACGGCAGATGCGGCGCTGGCGGTTCGACGTCTCGGACTACGTCCGGCTGCACGAATCGGGCATCATTCCCGAGGAGGCGCGGACGGAGCTCGTGCAAGGCGAGATCCGCATCATGGCGCCCATCGGTCCGGAGCACGGGTCATCGGTCAACACGCTGAGCCATCACTTCGTCCGGCACATCGGCCCGCGCGCGTTCGTCTCCTCACAGAGCAGCCTGCGGCTCGACGATCGGACGATGCTGCAGCCCGACATCGCCATCCTCCGCCCGGAGCCGAACGACTACTTCGATCGCTACCCCGAGGCGGCCGACGCGCTGCTCGTCGTCGAGGTCGCCTACAGCAGCCTGCGCTACGACCGGGGTCGCAAGGTGCCGCTCTACGCGCGCCACGGCATCCCCGAGGTCTGGATCGTGGCCATCAACGAGCGCCGGCTCGAGGTCTACCGCGCGCCGGCGGGCGACAGCTACGCGAGCGTCGTCGTGCTGACGGAGGGCGACAGCGTGGCGCCGCTGGCGTGGCCGGACGTCGTGCTCGATGTCGGGGCGATCGTGCGGGCGCGGGGTTAA